Proteins from a genomic interval of Rhizobium leguminosarum:
- a CDS encoding NUDIX hydrolase, whose product MGSAAKALPLHWLPSRPVSGIIRSIHSERSIRSPVTIGFAHAELIAVLVAVTGDEPRVMTIRSGNALPSGPFEMGHRTLQSGLREWVQEQTEHPVGYLEQLYTFADRDRNNDIPGGRTISISYLGLVNEQSGAGRPGWHGWYEYFPWEDHRQGRPAVLDEIMARLRSWADADPARRDHRHRRADFTFGLDGGGWNEDLALQRYELLYEARLVSEAGCGAEANLGRAMFADHRRILATGIARLRAKIKYRPVVFELMPESFTLLRLQRTIEALAGLTLHKQNFRRLIEQQELVEETGGTESETGGRPAKLFRFRHTVLEERALAGTKLPLSRN is encoded by the coding sequence GCCTGTGTCAGGAATTATCCGTTCGATTCATTCGGAACGGAGTATTCGGTCCCCTGTGACGATCGGCTTTGCGCATGCGGAATTGATTGCGGTGCTCGTCGCGGTGACGGGGGACGAACCGCGCGTCATGACCATCCGCTCCGGCAATGCGCTGCCGTCAGGCCCCTTCGAGATGGGGCATCGCACCCTGCAATCGGGCCTGCGCGAATGGGTTCAAGAGCAGACGGAACATCCTGTCGGCTATCTCGAACAGCTCTATACCTTCGCCGACCGCGACCGGAACAACGACATCCCAGGCGGACGGACGATCTCGATCAGCTATCTCGGCCTCGTCAACGAGCAGTCGGGCGCCGGCCGGCCGGGATGGCACGGCTGGTACGAATATTTCCCCTGGGAAGACCATCGACAGGGCCGGCCGGCCGTGCTTGACGAGATCATGGCGCGTCTGAGGAGTTGGGCCGATGCCGATCCGGCAAGGCGTGACCATCGCCATCGCCGGGCGGATTTCACCTTCGGCCTCGACGGCGGCGGCTGGAACGAGGATCTGGCCCTGCAGCGCTACGAACTGCTTTACGAAGCAAGGCTCGTCTCGGAAGCCGGATGCGGGGCGGAGGCCAATCTCGGCCGCGCAATGTTTGCCGATCACCGCCGTATTCTCGCAACCGGAATCGCCCGGCTGCGCGCCAAGATCAAATACCGCCCCGTCGTCTTTGAGCTGATGCCGGAGAGTTTTACCCTGTTGAGGCTCCAGCGCACCATCGAAGCCTTGGCGGGGCTGACGCTGCACAAGCAGAACTTCCGCCGCCTCATCGAACAGCAGGAACTGGTCGAGGAAACCGGCGGCACCGAAAGCGAAACCGGCGGCCGGCCGGCCAAGCTTTTCCGCTTTCGCCACACCGTGCTCGAAGAACGGGCGCTGGCAGGAACGAAATTACCGCTCTCCCGCAATTGA